A genomic window from Vigna radiata var. radiata cultivar VC1973A chromosome 2, Vradiata_ver6, whole genome shotgun sequence includes:
- the LOC106755732 gene encoding classical arabinogalactan protein 5-like — MANPSPAAFSALLLLLSFLVNIASAGESPAPAPPPDFSPSSPPRHSPSPHVSPPSHNSPFEPPQSPSPAPSHSDSPPVPPPETLPPSPASSPSPDAADGSGVNHADLAGHSGKSSSEGMSSGKKAGIALGVIVGAGVVVLGAVVYKKRRQNMQRSQYGYAARRELL; from the coding sequence ATGGCTAATCCTTCACCCGCAGCATTCTCCgctcttcttctccttctttctttcttagtCAACATCGCTTCCGCCGGCGAATCGCCGGCACCGGCTCCGCCTCCGGATTTTTCTCCCTCTTCTCCTCCTCGACATTCTCCTTCTCCTCATGTTTCTCCTCCTTCCCACAATTCCCCTTTCGAGCCGCCTCAATCTCCGTCTCCCGCGCCTTCTCATAGCGATTCGCCGCCCGTTCCTCCGCCTGAAACTCTACCTCCTTCACCGGCTTCATCTCCGTCTCCGGACGCTGCAGATGGCAGCGGAGTCAACCATGCCGATTTGGCTGGCCACAGTGGTAAATCGTCCTCAGAAGGAATGAGTTCCGGGAAGAAAGCGGGAATAGCGCTGGGAGTGATTGTCGGTGCTGGCGTGGTTGTGTTGGGAGCGGTCGTTTACAAGAAGCGCCGCCAGAACATGCAACGGTCGCAGTATGGATATGCTGCGAGGAGAGAACTTCTTTAG